One stretch of Burkholderia pyrrocinia DNA includes these proteins:
- a CDS encoding sigma-54-dependent Fis family transcriptional regulator: protein MRDDVDQAARTRAAHPAGWPAPSIQKAHERSETFGLQVSARPDYDVLSSAALVLKREQSRVLCVHAMPVMETLHEQIVNTQSMIVLTDAEGLILHSIGDDDFLQRAEKVALRPGANWAESRQGTNAIGTALAELCPMVVHGDQHFLAANRFLTCSSVPILDPYGDAIGVLDVTGDHRSYHQHTMALAKMSVQMIENHLFTTTFQETLQVSFHGRPEFLGTLMEGIVAFTADGRFLSANRSAQFQLGMPLAVLRAHTLSSLFDITSAQLIDRMRASTDRHLMLNLGTGAVVCARVHFRRATLAEGSRPTDVHDAGAPAARASTVPAPAAGTSAGLSRLNYLDTGDPQVACVIAKVRKVIGKDIPILITGETGTGKELLAQAIHNDSPRRDAPFVAVNCASIPETLIESELFGYEEGAFTGARRKGAIGKLLQANGGTLFLDEIGDMPYPLQVRLLRVLQERLVNPLGSTKTIAVDISIICATHRDLRDMIAQNRFREDLYYRLNGLVVRLPPLRDRTDLAVVVQKMLQREAFAGSDRPPLSVAPDVMALFVRCTWPGNFRQLGNLLRTAAAMVDDDGEIRREHLPDDFFDDLRRGDAPAEPAAQHDPAAAPCAVEAFPPADARLQDVAASAIAAALARHGGNVSAAARALGVSRNTIYRKMPAADAERQPSEES from the coding sequence ATGCGCGATGACGTAGATCAGGCGGCCCGGACTCGGGCCGCGCATCCCGCCGGCTGGCCCGCGCCGTCGATCCAGAAAGCCCATGAGCGGTCCGAGACGTTCGGCCTGCAGGTATCGGCACGCCCCGACTACGACGTGCTGTCGAGCGCGGCGCTGGTGCTGAAGCGCGAGCAGAGCCGCGTGCTGTGCGTGCACGCGATGCCGGTGATGGAGACGCTGCACGAGCAGATCGTCAACACGCAGAGCATGATCGTGCTGACCGACGCGGAAGGGCTGATCCTGCATTCGATCGGCGACGACGATTTCCTGCAGCGCGCGGAGAAGGTCGCGCTGCGCCCGGGCGCGAACTGGGCGGAGAGCCGGCAGGGCACCAACGCGATCGGCACGGCGCTCGCCGAGCTGTGCCCGATGGTGGTCCACGGCGACCAGCACTTCCTGGCCGCGAACCGCTTCCTGACCTGTTCGAGCGTGCCGATCCTCGACCCGTACGGCGACGCGATCGGCGTGCTCGACGTGACGGGCGACCACCGCAGCTATCACCAGCACACGATGGCGCTCGCGAAGATGTCGGTGCAGATGATCGAGAATCATCTGTTTACGACGACCTTTCAGGAAACGCTGCAGGTGTCGTTCCATGGCCGTCCCGAGTTTCTCGGCACGCTGATGGAGGGGATCGTCGCGTTCACCGCCGACGGCCGCTTCCTGTCGGCCAATCGCAGCGCGCAGTTCCAGCTCGGCATGCCGCTCGCGGTGCTGCGCGCGCATACGCTGTCGTCGCTGTTCGACATCACGAGCGCGCAGCTGATCGACCGCATGCGCGCGAGCACCGACCGGCACCTGATGCTGAACCTCGGCACCGGCGCGGTGGTCTGCGCGCGCGTGCACTTCCGGCGTGCGACGCTCGCGGAAGGCAGCCGGCCGACGGACGTCCACGACGCGGGCGCGCCGGCCGCGCGCGCGAGCACGGTGCCGGCGCCGGCGGCGGGCACGTCGGCGGGCCTGTCGCGGCTCAACTATCTCGACACCGGCGATCCGCAGGTCGCGTGCGTGATCGCGAAGGTGCGCAAGGTGATCGGCAAGGACATTCCGATCCTGATCACCGGCGAGACCGGCACCGGCAAGGAACTGCTCGCGCAGGCGATCCACAACGACTCGCCGCGTCGCGACGCGCCGTTCGTCGCGGTCAACTGCGCATCGATTCCGGAGACGCTGATCGAATCCGAGCTGTTCGGCTATGAGGAGGGCGCATTCACCGGCGCGCGCCGCAAGGGGGCGATCGGCAAGCTGCTGCAGGCAAACGGCGGCACGCTGTTCCTCGACGAGATCGGCGACATGCCGTATCCGCTGCAGGTGCGGCTGCTGCGCGTGCTGCAGGAGCGCCTCGTCAACCCGCTCGGGTCGACGAAGACGATCGCCGTGGACATCTCGATCATCTGCGCGACCCACCGCGACCTGCGCGACATGATTGCGCAGAACCGCTTCCGCGAGGATCTCTACTACCGGCTGAACGGCCTCGTGGTGCGCCTGCCGCCGCTGCGCGACCGCACCGATCTCGCGGTCGTCGTGCAGAAGATGCTGCAACGCGAAGCATTCGCGGGCTCCGACCGCCCGCCGCTCTCCGTCGCGCCGGATGTGATGGCGCTGTTCGTGCGCTGCACGTGGCCCGGCAACTTCCGCCAGCTCGGCAACCTGCTGCGCACGGCGGCGGCGATGGTCGACGACGATGGCGAAATCCGGCGCGAGCACCTGCCGGACGATTTCTTCGACGACCTGCGCCGCGGCGATGCGCCGGCCGAGCCGGCCGCGCAGCACGATCCGGCCGCCGCACCGTGTGCCGTGGAGGCGTTCCCGCCTGCCGACGCGCGCTTGCAGGACGTCGCCGCGTCCGCGATCGCCGCCGCGCTGGCCCGTCACGGCGGCAACGTGTCGGCCGCGGCGCGCGCGCTCGGCGTGTCGCGCAACACGATCTACCGGAAGATGCCGGCGGCCGACGCGGAGCGCCAACCGTCCGAGGAAAGCTGA
- a CDS encoding methanol/ethanol family PQQ-dependent dehydrogenase → MTYYRTYNGRSHSPLKQIDTSNAKALKQVWAYKFPAELKQGFEATPIVNGNYLFVTTPKDNVYAFDAKTGKQLWKYEPKLGAASFKTACCDVVNRGVALYGKNVYIAMLNGEVAALDAQTGNLVWKKQMFEPGLGYAFSLAPLALEGAIVVGTSGGEYGIRGYIAALNPDDGSEVWKRYTIPGSGEKGSETWPDGMQSHGGGAAWLTGTYDAASRTLYWGVGNPGPWLAALRPGDNLYSDSLLALDAKNGNLKWHYQYTSNDTWDYDGVNAAVLADIRYKGKDYDAIIHADRNGFFHAIDRTTGKLIYATPFVKATSVTGYTADGKPIQDESKFPKAGTTIETCPSFLGGKNWWSISYDQDRNIAVVPALHACMSLTGKSVSYQEGLPYLGEGFEIKPEPGSEGYGELTAIDVNTGKKLWSHWSKKPWNGGVATTASGLAFSGSLDGHLYAFDTATGKVLWESPQLASGIISQPSVYEVDGKEYVAVLAGYGGANPIWGGPMADIAKDVPRGGTLYVFALD, encoded by the coding sequence CTGACCTACTACCGCACCTACAACGGCCGCTCACATTCGCCGCTCAAGCAGATCGACACGTCGAATGCGAAGGCGCTCAAACAGGTGTGGGCCTACAAGTTCCCAGCCGAACTGAAGCAGGGTTTCGAGGCGACGCCGATCGTCAACGGCAATTACCTGTTCGTGACGACGCCGAAGGACAACGTCTACGCATTCGATGCGAAGACGGGCAAGCAACTGTGGAAATACGAGCCGAAGCTCGGCGCGGCATCGTTCAAGACCGCATGCTGCGACGTGGTCAACCGCGGCGTCGCGCTGTACGGCAAGAACGTCTATATCGCGATGCTGAACGGAGAAGTCGCGGCGCTCGACGCACAGACCGGCAATCTCGTCTGGAAGAAGCAGATGTTCGAGCCGGGCCTCGGCTATGCGTTCTCGCTCGCGCCGCTCGCGCTCGAAGGCGCAATCGTCGTCGGTACGTCAGGCGGCGAATACGGCATTCGCGGCTACATCGCCGCGCTGAATCCGGACGACGGCTCGGAGGTCTGGAAACGCTATACGATCCCCGGTTCCGGCGAGAAAGGCTCGGAGACCTGGCCCGACGGCATGCAGAGCCACGGCGGCGGCGCCGCGTGGCTGACCGGCACCTACGACGCGGCATCCCGCACGCTGTACTGGGGCGTCGGCAACCCCGGCCCGTGGCTCGCGGCGCTGCGCCCCGGCGACAACCTGTATTCCGACTCGCTGCTCGCGCTCGACGCGAAGAACGGCAACCTGAAGTGGCACTACCAGTACACGAGCAACGACACGTGGGACTACGACGGCGTGAACGCGGCCGTCCTCGCGGACATCCGCTACAAAGGCAAGGACTACGACGCGATCATCCACGCGGACCGCAACGGCTTCTTCCATGCGATCGATCGCACGACCGGCAAGCTGATCTATGCGACGCCGTTCGTGAAGGCGACCTCGGTCACCGGCTACACGGCCGACGGCAAGCCGATCCAGGACGAATCGAAGTTCCCGAAGGCCGGCACGACGATCGAAACGTGCCCGAGCTTCCTCGGCGGCAAGAACTGGTGGTCGATCTCGTACGACCAGGATCGCAACATCGCGGTCGTGCCTGCGCTGCACGCGTGCATGAGCCTGACCGGCAAGTCGGTCAGCTACCAGGAAGGCCTGCCGTATCTCGGCGAAGGCTTCGAGATCAAGCCCGAACCGGGTAGCGAAGGCTACGGCGAACTGACGGCAATCGACGTGAACACCGGCAAGAAGCTGTGGAGCCACTGGTCGAAGAAGCCGTGGAACGGCGGCGTCGCGACCACCGCGAGCGGCCTCGCGTTCAGCGGTTCGCTCGACGGCCACCTGTACGCGTTCGACACCGCGACCGGCAAGGTGCTGTGGGAAAGCCCGCAACTCGCGAGCGGCATCATTTCGCAGCCGTCGGTGTATGAGGTCGACGGCAAGGAGTACGTCGCCGTGCTCGCCGGCTACGGCGGCGCGAACCCGATCTGGGGCGGCCCGATGGCCGACATCGCGAAGGACGTTCCGCGCGGCGGCACGCTCTACGTGTTCGCACTCGACTGA
- a CDS encoding alpha/beta fold hydrolase, which yields MPAAPVHRRLRRDAQSIAFTMAGAADGHPVVVLHGGPGSGSQAGILRLFDLTRTRVVLVDQRGAGASSPRGGTRRNSTARLIGDLEAVREQLGIARWGVVGGSWGAALALAYAGTHPARVTGVVLRGLFLTSPREVRRLFTTSRTRAPGEWQRLCAAAGCAQPDRLLSCCARQLRPGAGAARQRAVALAWRAYENAVLASSQTRRSPAHAIRSHKTVSRLIDKYRIQAHYLQRDCWLGERRVLALARRAAGEGVPLFAAHGMHDPVCPVDNVARLARAVPGAKIERVPAGHLASDPALARSVARAVHAMFAAAPFT from the coding sequence ATGCCCGCCGCCCCCGTTCACCGGCGCCTGCGCCGCGACGCACAGTCGATCGCGTTCACCATGGCCGGCGCCGCGGACGGCCACCCGGTCGTCGTGCTGCACGGCGGGCCCGGCAGCGGCAGCCAGGCCGGCATCCTGCGCCTGTTCGACCTGACGCGCACGCGCGTCGTGCTCGTCGACCAGCGCGGCGCGGGCGCGTCGTCGCCGCGCGGCGGCACGCGCCGCAACAGCACCGCGCGGCTGATCGGCGATCTCGAGGCCGTACGCGAGCAGCTCGGCATCGCGCGCTGGGGCGTCGTCGGCGGATCGTGGGGCGCCGCGCTTGCGCTCGCGTATGCGGGCACGCATCCCGCGCGAGTGACCGGCGTCGTGCTGCGCGGCCTGTTCCTGACGTCGCCACGCGAAGTCCGCCGCCTGTTCACGACGTCGCGCACGCGTGCCCCCGGCGAATGGCAACGCCTGTGTGCGGCGGCCGGCTGCGCCCAGCCGGATCGTCTGCTGTCGTGCTGCGCGCGGCAGCTGCGCCCCGGCGCGGGCGCGGCGCGGCAGCGCGCGGTGGCCCTCGCGTGGCGCGCATACGAAAACGCCGTCCTCGCGTCGTCGCAGACGCGCCGCTCGCCCGCGCACGCGATCCGCTCGCACAAGACTGTCAGCCGGCTGATCGACAAGTACCGGATCCAGGCGCATTACCTGCAACGCGATTGCTGGCTCGGCGAGCGCCGCGTGCTCGCACTCGCGCGGCGGGCCGCTGGCGAAGGCGTGCCGCTATTCGCCGCGCACGGGATGCACGACCCCGTTTGCCCGGTCGACAACGTCGCCCGTCTCGCTCGTGCCGTGCCCGGCGCCAAAATCGAACGCGTGCCTGCCGGGCATCTGGCGAGCGACCCGGCATTGGCGCGCAGCGTCGCCCGCGCGGTGCATGCGATGTTCGCGGCGGCGCCGTTCACGTGA
- a CDS encoding c-type cytochrome: MNTRLTPVTVASLLAVGVALTPAAASAGVRICTLPGSPTTALDQSVAREVFRTAGIAASFNKRGVDDDGGDDGISASELKKSLERDCDVIAGFPRSEIADGSGSRMMFSQGYLRSGYVSVSLRDARATSGAKETIAATYGSPSQLIAAQQANARFDLENTSEQTIGALAAGRAQRAIVWYPSVVAYKRAHPQQQFRIAATASPYSDWQLSFAFGPGKEDLRKRIDAALSRMSGNGRLAVLTRGWALPETVAQATGTHAPGRFLDGSVASAQPVRSGFIKVSTSEGSDVPPFEQAQVQHGKKIYADACAKCHGDQLEGNTAPALSGESFAPEGKSHITIGGIYQYMSSNMPADRPGKMTEQEYSDLMAFLLYSNGYDASKTKLTADAANASKAPLIAGPRK, translated from the coding sequence ATGAATACTCGCCTCACTCCCGTTACCGTCGCCAGTCTGCTCGCCGTGGGCGTGGCGCTGACACCGGCAGCCGCGTCGGCCGGCGTGCGCATCTGCACGCTGCCCGGCAGCCCGACCACGGCGCTCGACCAATCCGTTGCGCGTGAAGTGTTCCGCACCGCGGGCATCGCCGCATCGTTCAACAAGCGCGGTGTCGACGACGACGGCGGCGACGACGGCATCTCCGCCAGCGAGCTGAAGAAATCGCTCGAACGCGACTGCGACGTGATCGCCGGCTTCCCGCGCTCGGAGATCGCCGATGGATCGGGGTCCAGAATGATGTTCTCGCAGGGCTATCTGCGCTCCGGCTACGTCAGCGTGTCGCTGCGCGACGCGCGAGCAACGTCCGGCGCCAAGGAAACGATCGCGGCCACGTACGGCAGCCCTTCGCAGTTGATCGCCGCGCAACAGGCCAACGCCCGTTTCGATCTGGAAAACACCAGCGAGCAAACGATCGGCGCGCTCGCCGCCGGCCGCGCGCAGCGCGCCATCGTCTGGTATCCGAGCGTCGTCGCGTACAAGCGCGCGCACCCGCAACAGCAGTTCCGGATCGCGGCGACGGCGTCGCCGTACTCGGACTGGCAACTGTCTTTCGCATTCGGGCCGGGCAAGGAAGACCTCCGGAAGCGCATCGACGCGGCCCTGTCGCGAATGAGCGGCAACGGCCGTCTCGCGGTGCTCACGCGCGGCTGGGCACTTCCGGAAACGGTCGCACAAGCGACGGGTACGCATGCACCCGGCCGATTTCTCGACGGGTCGGTCGCATCCGCGCAGCCGGTAAGGAGCGGCTTCATCAAGGTTTCGACTAGCGAAGGCAGCGACGTACCACCGTTCGAGCAGGCGCAGGTGCAGCACGGCAAGAAGATCTATGCCGATGCCTGTGCGAAATGCCACGGCGACCAGCTCGAAGGCAATACCGCCCCCGCACTGAGCGGGGAATCCTTTGCTCCCGAAGGCAAGTCGCACATCACGATCGGCGGCATCTACCAGTACATGTCGAGCAACATGCCGGCCGATCGCCCCGGCAAGATGACCGAACAGGAATACTCGGACCTGATGGCGTTCCTGCTCTACTCGAACGGCTATGACGCGTCGAAAACCAAACTGACCGCCGATGCCGCCAACGCGTCGAAGGCGCCGCTCATCGCCGGGCCGCGCAAGTAA
- a CDS encoding TonB-dependent receptor encodes MIRRPKAVGRGNAMRRGWRVWYAGAIFSPIFGSTLGAIALFGLSTAGVHAQPNADGATDGTAAAGATAPPAAAAAAAAAAAAAAAAAAAPPASADMLPAIVVVGTTPLLGIGTPLSEVPANVQTVRAADLDAQHRATLTDFLAANLQSVTISDAQGNPYQTDVNYRGFTASPLLGTPQGLSVFVDGVRVNEPFGDIVNWDILPAQAIDRMQLIPGSNPVYGRNTLGGALAITTKNGKSNPGGEAEASGGSWGRKTADIEQGGTLGSNLDYYATANVANDGGWADHNASRVRQAFGKLRYTDADTTLSIAAGGADNALYGTQTIPRSFLDNRKQAYTYPDLNRNSAGYLTLSGDHFFGEHVELSGNAYYRHLRNSNISSNNNTDYGSVGADGTVDTVQGTNAQSTIVTDSYGGSLQLTLLGKLGGMSNQLIAGVAADFANSSYVASSQDAYFTDTRAAIGIGDFVRQTNAKTRNANLGVYLSDALSLTPHWTLTLSGRYDWSKSQIGDESGSQPLLDGNHTFSRFNPAVGLNWNPVAGFTAYATYNEGMRSPTAIELACADPAAPCSLPNDFIADPALKPVISKTFEVGARGRIGAATTWSAAAYRTTLTDDIQFISSPASAQGYFRNVGDTRRQGIELAGRTQFGPVGVGLSYSHVDATYRSSWTEHSPANSAADANGNVAVKAGDRIPGIPAHTVKLRLDYAATHAWDIGANVTWRSGVYARGDENNQDANGRIAGYVLVDLDMRYRITKRFEVFASVTNLFDKRYASFGVLGQNFFNGPNHTFDGANPVNEQFVGPGAPRGAWVGVRYAWD; translated from the coding sequence ATGATCAGGAGGCCAAAGGCGGTCGGGCGAGGTAATGCGATGCGACGCGGCTGGCGCGTGTGGTACGCCGGCGCGATTTTCAGCCCGATTTTTGGCTCGACCCTAGGCGCGATCGCGCTGTTCGGCCTGTCGACGGCGGGCGTGCATGCGCAGCCGAATGCGGACGGCGCGACGGACGGAACGGCGGCGGCGGGTGCCACCGCGCCGCCTGCCGCTGCCGCTGCCGCTGCCGCTGCCGCTGCCGCTGCCGCCGCCGCCGCTGCCGCACCGCCAGCGTCGGCCGACATGCTGCCCGCGATCGTCGTCGTCGGCACGACGCCGCTGCTCGGAATCGGCACGCCGCTGTCGGAGGTGCCGGCGAACGTGCAGACGGTGCGAGCGGCGGACCTTGACGCACAGCATCGCGCGACGCTGACCGACTTCCTCGCCGCGAACCTGCAGAGCGTGACGATCTCGGACGCGCAGGGCAACCCGTACCAGACGGACGTCAACTATCGCGGCTTCACCGCGTCGCCGCTGCTCGGCACGCCGCAGGGGCTGTCGGTGTTCGTCGACGGCGTGCGCGTGAACGAGCCGTTCGGCGACATCGTGAACTGGGACATCCTGCCCGCGCAGGCGATCGACCGGATGCAGCTGATTCCGGGCTCCAACCCGGTGTACGGACGCAATACGCTCGGCGGCGCGCTCGCGATCACGACGAAGAACGGCAAGTCGAATCCGGGCGGCGAAGCGGAAGCGTCGGGCGGCTCGTGGGGCCGCAAGACCGCCGACATCGAGCAGGGCGGCACGCTCGGCTCGAACCTCGACTACTACGCGACCGCGAACGTCGCGAACGACGGCGGCTGGGCCGACCACAACGCGAGCCGCGTGCGGCAGGCGTTCGGCAAGCTGCGCTACACCGACGCGGACACGACGCTGTCGATCGCCGCGGGCGGCGCGGACAACGCGCTGTACGGCACCCAGACGATCCCGCGCTCGTTCCTCGACAACCGGAAGCAGGCGTACACGTATCCGGACCTGAACCGCAACAGCGCCGGGTACCTGACGCTGTCGGGCGACCATTTCTTCGGCGAGCACGTCGAACTGAGCGGCAATGCTTACTACCGGCACCTGCGTAACAGCAACATCAGCAGCAACAACAATACCGACTACGGATCGGTCGGCGCGGACGGCACGGTCGACACCGTGCAGGGCACCAACGCGCAATCGACGATCGTCACCGACAGCTACGGCGGCAGCCTGCAGCTCACGCTGCTCGGCAAGCTCGGCGGGATGTCGAACCAGCTGATCGCGGGCGTCGCGGCGGACTTTGCGAACTCGAGCTACGTCGCGTCGTCGCAGGACGCGTATTTCACCGACACGCGCGCGGCGATCGGCATCGGCGATTTCGTCCGGCAGACGAATGCGAAGACGCGCAATGCGAACCTCGGCGTATACCTGAGCGACGCGCTGTCGCTGACGCCGCACTGGACCCTGACGCTGTCGGGCCGCTACGACTGGTCGAAGTCGCAGATCGGCGACGAGAGCGGTTCGCAGCCGCTGCTCGACGGCAACCATACGTTCTCGCGCTTCAACCCGGCGGTGGGGCTCAACTGGAACCCGGTCGCGGGCTTCACCGCGTACGCGACCTACAACGAAGGGATGCGCTCGCCGACCGCGATCGAACTCGCGTGCGCGGACCCGGCCGCACCGTGCTCGCTGCCGAACGACTTCATCGCCGACCCGGCACTCAAGCCGGTGATCTCGAAGACGTTCGAAGTCGGCGCGCGCGGCCGCATCGGCGCGGCGACGACCTGGAGCGCCGCCGCCTACCGCACGACGCTGACGGACGACATCCAGTTCATCAGCAGTCCTGCGAGCGCGCAGGGCTATTTCCGCAACGTCGGCGACACGCGGCGCCAGGGTATCGAACTCGCGGGCCGCACGCAGTTCGGCCCGGTCGGCGTCGGGCTGTCGTACAGCCATGTCGATGCGACCTACCGTTCGTCGTGGACCGAACACAGCCCCGCGAACTCGGCAGCCGACGCGAACGGCAACGTGGCGGTCAAGGCGGGCGACCGCATCCCGGGTATTCCCGCGCACACGGTGAAGCTGCGGCTCGACTACGCGGCGACGCACGCATGGGACATCGGCGCGAACGTCACGTGGCGCAGCGGCGTGTATGCGCGCGGCGACGAGAACAACCAGGACGCGAACGGCAGGATCGCGGGCTACGTGCTCGTCGATCTCGACATGCGGTATCGGATCACGAAGCGCTTCGAGGTATTCGCGAGCGTGACGAACCTGTTCGACAAGCGCTACGCGAGCTTCGGCGTGCTCGGCCAGAATTTCTTCAACGGGCCGAATCACACGTTCGACGGCGCGAATCCGGTCAACGAACAGTTCGTCGGACCGGGTGCGCCGCGCGGCGCGTGGGTCGGCGTGCGTTATGCGTGGGATTGA
- the pqqA gene encoding pyrroloquinoline quinone precursor peptide PqqA yields MQWTTPSYTDLRFGFEITMYIANR; encoded by the coding sequence ATGCAGTGGACGACCCCGTCTTACACCGACCTGCGCTTCGGCTTCGAAATCACGATGTACATCGCCAACCGCTGA
- a CDS encoding high-potential iron-sulfur protein has translation MISRNRRTFMIQTAGLCAALAAGTRAFAAAPPVDENDAAAKTLGYRAKATTVDAAKFPKYQAGQTCANCRFYKGAEGDSSGTCPMFAGKTVAAEGWCNVYAKRA, from the coding sequence ATGATCTCCCGCAATCGCAGAACCTTCATGATTCAGACGGCCGGCCTGTGTGCCGCGCTCGCGGCCGGAACCCGCGCATTTGCGGCCGCGCCGCCCGTCGACGAAAACGACGCCGCCGCGAAGACGCTCGGCTACCGCGCGAAAGCGACGACCGTCGACGCGGCCAAGTTCCCGAAGTATCAGGCAGGCCAGACGTGCGCGAACTGCCGCTTCTACAAGGGCGCCGAAGGCGACTCCTCCGGCACGTGCCCGATGTTCGCGGGCAAGACGGTCGCCGCCGAAGGCTGGTGCAACGTCTATGCGAAACGTGCCTGA
- a CDS encoding sigma-70 family RNA polymerase sigma factor — MRNVPDRAGDAAPHRGADAERAAHLHALIALGIDRGYVTRGEIVDALPDEAAEDADFDAAASMLGELGIEMREHVDSRSAWTLDRHFARATAATSPLADASPPLATADLLAGRTNDPVRIYLREMGATPLLEREEEITLALQLESGRAACIAAMSRDPAALNVIASIAADIRAGKAAASVYVTGFVRDSDTHAEMPADSPASDAAPDPDFDSSPLDDESDQSADDTASRDAVAESLDRAAALASRMSETLRTAGFASVGYRSLMREAAELTGGIRFTARAIERIGSAIRERATQARRLEKRITATLAEAGILADAPHHGLFEPCDDVRAWLDACATAHPGCGTALARHAPVLLEARTALAQLAGQPGLPLDIAIAIDARLSRIDRAMQPARKKLFQSNLRLVVSIAKRYPDRGLQFLDLIQEGNIGLMKAVERYDHRRGFKFGTYATWWVRQAITHAIADQGRTIRVPAHTVDAINKLSRLARTHRQRTGGVADAPALAAQLQVPVGKVRDLMSIVHEPVSADTPVSPDHDLTLCDVVIDHDAPTPEEAASAGQLRAAVATLIDNLPAREAWILRLRYGIDVESEYSLREIGRQLNLSAERVRQIEASALERIRQFRHAPALRSLIA, encoded by the coding sequence ATGCGAAACGTGCCTGATCGCGCTGGCGATGCCGCGCCGCATCGCGGCGCGGACGCCGAACGCGCCGCGCATCTGCATGCGCTGATCGCGCTCGGCATCGATCGCGGCTACGTGACACGCGGCGAAATCGTCGATGCGCTGCCCGACGAAGCGGCCGAAGACGCGGATTTCGACGCGGCCGCGTCGATGCTCGGCGAGCTTGGGATCGAGATGCGCGAGCATGTCGACTCGCGAAGCGCATGGACGCTCGATCGTCATTTCGCGCGAGCGACGGCCGCGACGTCGCCGCTCGCCGATGCATCGCCGCCGCTCGCGACCGCCGATCTGCTCGCGGGCCGCACGAACGATCCCGTGCGAATCTATCTGCGTGAAATGGGTGCAACGCCGCTGCTCGAACGCGAAGAAGAGATCACGCTCGCGCTTCAACTGGAAAGCGGTCGCGCGGCCTGCATCGCAGCGATGAGCCGCGATCCGGCCGCGCTGAACGTCATCGCGTCGATTGCCGCCGACATCCGCGCGGGCAAGGCAGCAGCTTCGGTCTACGTGACAGGGTTCGTCCGCGATTCCGACACGCACGCGGAAATGCCCGCGGATTCGCCCGCGAGCGACGCGGCACCCGATCCGGATTTCGATTCGTCGCCGCTGGACGACGAATCCGACCAGTCGGCGGACGACACCGCATCACGCGATGCCGTCGCCGAATCGCTCGACCGCGCCGCCGCGCTGGCATCGCGGATGAGCGAAACGCTGCGCACCGCAGGCTTCGCATCCGTCGGCTATCGGTCGCTGATGCGCGAGGCAGCCGAGCTGACCGGCGGAATCCGCTTTACCGCGCGGGCGATCGAGCGCATCGGCAGCGCAATTCGCGAACGCGCGACGCAAGCCCGCCGGCTCGAGAAACGCATCACGGCAACGTTGGCCGAAGCCGGCATCCTCGCCGATGCGCCGCACCACGGCCTGTTCGAGCCGTGCGACGACGTCCGCGCATGGCTCGACGCATGCGCGACCGCGCATCCCGGCTGCGGCACCGCGCTCGCCCGGCACGCACCGGTGCTGCTCGAAGCGCGCACCGCGCTTGCGCAGCTTGCCGGCCAGCCGGGCCTGCCGCTCGACATCGCGATCGCGATCGACGCGCGCCTGTCGCGCATCGATCGTGCGATGCAGCCCGCGAGGAAGAAGCTGTTCCAGAGCAACCTGCGGCTCGTCGTGTCGATCGCCAAACGGTATCCCGATCGCGGCCTGCAGTTCCTCGATCTGATCCAGGAAGGCAATATCGGGCTGATGAAGGCGGTCGAGCGCTACGACCACCGGCGCGGCTTCAAGTTCGGGACGTACGCGACCTGGTGGGTCCGGCAGGCCATCACGCATGCGATCGCCGATCAGGGCCGCACGATACGGGTGCCCGCGCATACGGTCGACGCGATCAACAAGCTGTCGAGGCTCGCGCGAACGCACCGGCAGCGAACCGGCGGCGTCGCCGATGCGCCCGCGCTCGCCGCGCAGTTGCAAGTCCCCGTCGGCAAGGTCCGCGACCTGATGAGTATCGTGCACGAGCCGGTCTCCGCGGACACGCCCGTTTCGCCCGATCACGACCTCACGTTGTGCGACGTCGTGATCGACCACGATGCGCCGACCCCGGAAGAAGCCGCGAGCGCCGGCCAGCTTCGCGCCGCGGTTGCGACGCTGATCGACAACCTGCCGGCGCGCGAAGCATGGATTCTTCGCTTGAGGTATGGCATCGACGTCGAAAGCGAGTATTCGCTGCGCGAGATCGGCCGACAGCTGAACCTGTCAGCCGAACGCGTTCGCCAGATCGAAGCGTCGGCGCTCGAACGGATCAGGCAATTCAGGCACGCGCCGGCGCTTCGTTCGCTGATTGCCTGA